One genomic segment of Nocardia spumae includes these proteins:
- a CDS encoding ATP-dependent DNA ligase, protein MDLPVMPPVKPMLAKSASALPREDTVLYEPKWDGFRCIVFRDGADIELGSRNDRPLTRYFPEVAQRLGAALPERCVLDGEIVVVTDHGLDFDVLQNRLHPAASRVSKLSVETPASFVAFDLLALGDDDLTTTPFHERRRLLEALLDTPHDGIHLTPLTSDPDIAQDWFTRFEGAGFDGVMVKSRDLPYMQDKRVMIKVKHERTADCVVAGFRWHKDGLGVGSLLLGLYDDEGNLHHVGVASSFTAARRAQLVDELAPLRTDALTHHPWRQWADAAAQAKADGKMPGGVSRWTGGKDLSWEPLRPELVAEVRYEHLMAGRLRHGGRLVRFRDDRTPQSCTYAQLEEIAPAELSDIFTTAKEQARR, encoded by the coding sequence GTGGACCTGCCCGTCATGCCACCGGTGAAACCGATGCTGGCCAAATCCGCCTCCGCACTCCCCCGTGAGGACACCGTTCTCTACGAACCCAAATGGGACGGATTCCGGTGCATCGTCTTCCGCGACGGCGCCGACATCGAACTCGGCTCGCGCAACGACCGGCCGCTGACCCGCTACTTCCCCGAAGTAGCCCAGCGCCTCGGCGCCGCCCTCCCCGAACGCTGCGTCCTCGACGGCGAAATCGTCGTCGTCACCGACCACGGCCTCGATTTCGACGTCCTGCAGAACCGCCTGCACCCCGCCGCCTCACGCGTCAGCAAACTCAGCGTCGAGACCCCCGCCTCCTTCGTCGCCTTCGACCTGCTGGCCCTCGGTGACGACGACCTGACCACAACCCCCTTCCACGAACGCCGGCGACTACTGGAAGCACTGCTCGACACCCCCCACGACGGCATCCACCTCACCCCCCTCACCTCCGACCCCGACATCGCTCAGGACTGGTTCACCCGCTTCGAAGGCGCCGGCTTCGACGGAGTCATGGTGAAATCCCGCGACCTGCCCTACATGCAGGACAAACGCGTCATGATCAAGGTCAAACACGAACGCACCGCCGACTGTGTCGTCGCCGGCTTCCGCTGGCACAAAGACGGCCTCGGCGTCGGCTCCCTGCTACTCGGCCTCTACGACGACGAGGGCAACCTCCACCACGTCGGCGTCGCCAGCAGTTTCACCGCCGCCCGCCGCGCACAACTGGTCGACGAACTGGCACCACTGCGCACCGACGCACTCACCCACCACCCCTGGCGACAATGGGCCGACGCCGCCGCACAGGCCAAAGCCGACGGCAAGATGCCCGGCGGAGTCAGCCGCTGGACCGGCGGCAAAGACCTCTCCTGGGAGCCGCTGCGCCCCGAACTCGTCGCCGAAGTCCGCTACGAGCACCTCATGGCCGGACGCCTGCGCCACGGCGGCCGCCTGGTCCGCTTCCGCGACGACCGCACCCCGCAATCGTGCACCTACGCCCAACTCGAGGAAATCGCACCCGCCGAACTCTCCGACATCTTCACCACCGCGAAAGAGCAGGCCCGGCGATGA
- a CDS encoding cold-shock protein yields the protein MSIGKLVSFDSSRGFGFIRPEDGGPDVFVHVNDIGLDEDELRQGRVFEFEVTEGDRGPKAINLTAVGGAPAPPRHRGRGTGPLTAAEHKRLITELLLDASPALTAAEIITIRERLTEFADHHGWLEN from the coding sequence GTGTCGATCGGGAAATTGGTGTCCTTCGACAGTTCTCGGGGGTTCGGATTCATCCGTCCCGAAGACGGCGGTCCCGACGTATTCGTTCACGTGAACGATATCGGCCTGGACGAGGACGAACTACGTCAGGGACGGGTATTCGAATTCGAGGTCACCGAGGGGGACCGAGGCCCCAAAGCGATCAACCTCACCGCCGTCGGCGGCGCACCGGCCCCGCCCCGCCACCGCGGCCGCGGCACCGGACCACTCACCGCCGCCGAGCACAAACGGCTGATCACCGAGCTGCTGCTCGACGCCAGCCCCGCCCTCACCGCCGCGGAGATCATCACCATCCGCGAGCGCCTCACCGAATTCGCCGACCACCACGGGTGGCTCGAGAACTGA
- a CDS encoding SPFH domain-containing protein, translating into MLGYHVPDPDEAMLISGGRVKDNAPFRVITGHGAWVMPFFRKVSYLSLAMFESEIQERCVTRQAIQLDVRAVIAFKVANDTQSVVNAAQRFLSEQEREMSVLTGRIFSGHLRSIVGSMTVEEIIRERQKLADEVLVASKVEMSNIGLWVDSFQIQSIDDGGLGYITALAAPHNAAVQRDAQIAQAAASQAAAEAEQESLRKRAEYQRQTEILQAEYQRDIDKARAEASQAGPLAEAIALQEVLTAQAERARKEAQLREQQLQAEVVKPAEAEAERVRVLAQAEADRTRIQAEAAASNNRIALDQLLIEQLPEIVKQAAQGLSNANLTVLNGPDGVGELVNGMVGQGLTVFNSLQKALSTDNHSDAPIE; encoded by the coding sequence GTGCTGGGCTATCACGTGCCCGATCCCGACGAAGCCATGCTGATCAGCGGCGGCCGCGTCAAGGACAATGCCCCGTTTCGCGTCATCACCGGCCACGGCGCCTGGGTGATGCCGTTCTTCCGCAAGGTCAGCTACCTGTCCCTTGCCATGTTCGAATCCGAGATCCAGGAACGCTGCGTCACCCGCCAGGCCATCCAGCTCGACGTCCGCGCCGTGATCGCGTTCAAAGTCGCCAACGACACCCAGTCGGTCGTCAACGCCGCCCAGCGCTTCCTGTCCGAACAGGAACGCGAGATGTCGGTGCTCACCGGCCGCATCTTCTCCGGCCACCTGCGCTCCATCGTCGGCTCCATGACCGTCGAGGAGATCATCCGCGAACGCCAGAAACTCGCCGACGAGGTCCTCGTCGCCTCCAAAGTCGAAATGAGCAATATCGGCCTGTGGGTCGACTCCTTCCAGATCCAATCCATCGACGACGGCGGACTCGGCTACATCACCGCCCTGGCCGCCCCGCACAACGCCGCCGTCCAGCGCGACGCGCAGATCGCCCAGGCCGCCGCCTCGCAGGCCGCCGCCGAAGCCGAACAGGAATCACTGCGCAAACGCGCCGAATACCAGCGCCAAACCGAAATCCTGCAGGCCGAATACCAGCGCGACATCGACAAGGCCCGCGCCGAAGCCAGCCAGGCCGGCCCACTCGCCGAAGCCATCGCCCTCCAGGAAGTACTCACCGCACAGGCCGAACGCGCCCGCAAGGAAGCCCAGCTGCGCGAACAGCAACTCCAGGCCGAAGTCGTCAAACCCGCAGAAGCCGAGGCCGAACGCGTCCGCGTCCTCGCTCAAGCCGAAGCCGACCGCACCCGCATCCAAGCCGAAGCCGCCGCCTCCAACAACCGAATCGCGTTGGACCAGTTGCTGATCGAACAACTCCCCGAAATCGTCAAACAGGCCGCACAGGGCCTGTCCAACGCCAACCTCACCGTCCTCAACGGCCCCGACGGCGTCGGCGAACTCGTCAACGGAATGGTCGGCCAGGGCCTCACAGTATTCAACTCACTGCAAAAGGCTCTTTCCACCGACAACCACTCCGACGCACCTATAGAGTGA
- a CDS encoding DHA2 family efflux MFS transporter permease subunit has translation MPATASDPASDKLDAAVFKVAGVVVLGAIMSILDVTVVTVALPTFQHEFDTSYAVAAWTMTGYTLALASVIPLTGWAADRFGTKRLYVLALTFFVIGSVLCSTAWNIESLIGFRVLQGLGGGMLMPLSMTIMTHAAGPQRIGRVMAVLGVPMLLGPILGPILGGWLIGSFSWHWIFLINLPVGIVALILAVVVLPSDRPEPTQSFDFLGMLLASPGLALFLFGVSSIPEQHTVASARVLVPAAIGLALMAGFVFHALRTEHPLIDLHLFRNRQLTFAVLTAVFFAVAFFGSGLLLPSYLQQVQGKSTLVTGLLIAPQGLGAMITMPIGGKLVDKIGPGKVVMTGLSVIALSLVFFTQLSADTSIPLMCVALFVMGLGMGCTMMPTMTAAIQTLTHSQVARGSTLMNIVNQAAGSIGTAIMSVLLTNMLENRPLAQAAIGSQFDPTIVQKLPPGALDTGFDQAATAYGHTYIVALVLVLVTLIPAAFLPRTKPKLPEGADAPVLMGH, from the coding sequence ATGCCGGCGACGGCGTCGGATCCCGCATCCGACAAACTCGACGCGGCGGTGTTCAAGGTGGCCGGCGTGGTCGTGCTCGGCGCGATCATGTCGATCTTGGACGTGACCGTCGTGACCGTCGCCCTGCCGACGTTCCAACACGAATTCGACACCAGTTACGCCGTCGCGGCCTGGACCATGACCGGCTACACGCTGGCCCTGGCCAGCGTCATCCCGCTGACGGGCTGGGCCGCCGACCGGTTCGGCACCAAACGCCTCTACGTCTTGGCGTTGACCTTCTTCGTCATCGGTTCGGTGCTGTGCTCCACGGCGTGGAATATCGAATCCCTGATCGGCTTCCGCGTGCTGCAGGGCCTGGGCGGCGGCATGTTGATGCCGCTGAGCATGACGATCATGACCCATGCTGCCGGTCCGCAACGGATCGGGCGGGTGATGGCGGTTCTCGGCGTGCCGATGTTGCTGGGACCTATCCTGGGCCCGATTCTCGGCGGCTGGCTGATCGGCAGTTTCAGCTGGCATTGGATCTTCCTGATCAACCTGCCGGTCGGCATCGTCGCGCTGATCCTGGCGGTGGTGGTGCTGCCCTCGGACAGACCCGAGCCGACCCAATCCTTCGATTTCCTCGGTATGCTGCTGGCCTCACCCGGTCTGGCGCTGTTCCTGTTCGGTGTGTCCTCGATTCCCGAACAGCACACGGTGGCCTCGGCGCGGGTACTGGTTCCGGCCGCGATCGGCCTGGCGCTGATGGCGGGCTTCGTATTCCACGCGCTGCGGACCGAACATCCGCTCATCGATCTGCATCTGTTCCGCAACCGGCAATTGACGTTCGCGGTGCTGACGGCGGTGTTCTTCGCGGTCGCGTTCTTCGGATCCGGTCTGTTGCTGCCCAGTTATCTGCAGCAGGTGCAGGGTAAATCGACGTTGGTGACCGGATTGCTCATCGCCCCACAGGGGTTGGGCGCGATGATCACCATGCCGATCGGCGGCAAGCTGGTCGACAAGATCGGGCCGGGCAAGGTCGTGATGACGGGCCTGTCGGTGATCGCGCTGAGCCTGGTGTTCTTCACGCAGCTGTCCGCGGACACCTCGATACCGCTGATGTGTGTGGCGTTGTTCGTGATGGGCCTGGGCATGGGCTGCACGATGATGCCGACCATGACCGCGGCGATCCAGACGTTGACCCACTCCCAGGTGGCGCGTGGTTCGACCTTGATGAACATCGTCAACCAGGCCGCCGGGTCGATCGGTACCGCGATCATGTCGGTGCTGTTGACGAACATGCTGGAGAATCGCCCGCTGGCCCAGGCCGCCATCGGGTCGCAGTTCGATCCGACCATCGTGCAGAAGCTGCCGCCCGGTGCGCTCGACACCGGTTTCGATCAGGCCGCCACCGCCTACGGCCACACCTACATCGTGGCGCTGGTGCTGGTGCTGGTGACGTTGATTCCGGCGGCGTTCCTGCCGCGTACCAAACCGAAGCTGCCCGAAGGGGCCGACGCACCGGTTCTGATGGGGCACTGA
- a CDS encoding MFS transporter has protein sequence MESNTVRESAEPTARDPRRWWILGVLCLSLLVLMIDGTVLNLAIPSLIRGLGASPSDIQWILDAYVLVFAGLLLTAGSLSDRFGRRRMLITGLAVFGAASLLAVLATEPWQVIAARAAMGVGGSLLMPSTLSILMTTFDEDERRKAMAGWSTVSMVGIVLGPTLGGFLLQHFWWGSVFLLNIPVAIIAIIAAVVLMPETFGQQRPVDLVGVALSIVALTATVYVIIEREWNIPVIVLAVLAAAGFMYWEYRSPHPMLPLAIFRNRDFTGTCLTLLLMVFGMGAVMLMLTQYLQFVLGYSPMKAGLALLPYAVAAAVCNGLGATLGKTLSNKTLIVSGLTVMAAAFATLANADSYAWVLAAMLVMGVGGGLAGPAAYAAIMSAIPLEHAGVGSAMNDTIQQVGMAISIAVLGSVLAGVFTSHMPADIPAAARDNIGSAFALGFGEPAKSAFTAAMSYGSWISAGFSLAAAALGLVLLRRRKPQAAPAPEPTPAS, from the coding sequence GTGGAATCGAACACTGTACGAGAATCCGCCGAGCCGACCGCTCGCGATCCCCGACGCTGGTGGATCCTGGGCGTCCTCTGCCTATCCCTGCTGGTGCTGATGATCGACGGCACCGTCCTCAATCTGGCCATCCCGTCCCTGATCCGCGGGCTGGGCGCGAGCCCATCCGATATCCAATGGATCCTCGACGCCTACGTCCTGGTCTTCGCGGGCCTGCTCCTCACCGCCGGCAGCCTGTCCGACCGATTCGGCCGCCGCCGCATGCTCATCACCGGCCTGGCCGTCTTCGGCGCCGCCTCCCTGCTGGCGGTGCTGGCCACCGAACCGTGGCAGGTCATCGCCGCCCGCGCCGCCATGGGCGTCGGCGGATCACTGCTGATGCCCTCGACCCTGTCGATCCTGATGACGACATTCGACGAGGACGAACGCCGCAAGGCCATGGCCGGCTGGTCGACGGTGTCGATGGTCGGCATCGTCCTCGGCCCCACCCTGGGCGGTTTTCTGCTGCAGCACTTCTGGTGGGGCTCGGTCTTCCTGCTCAACATCCCCGTCGCGATCATCGCGATCATCGCCGCGGTGGTGTTGATGCCGGAAACCTTCGGTCAGCAACGCCCGGTCGACCTCGTCGGGGTGGCGCTGTCGATCGTGGCACTGACCGCGACGGTGTACGTGATCATCGAACGCGAATGGAATATCCCGGTCATCGTCCTCGCCGTCCTGGCGGCCGCCGGATTCATGTACTGGGAGTACCGGTCCCCGCATCCGATGCTGCCGTTGGCGATCTTCCGCAACCGCGATTTCACCGGCACCTGCCTGACCCTGCTGCTGATGGTGTTCGGCATGGGAGCGGTCATGCTGATGCTGACCCAGTACCTGCAGTTCGTTCTCGGCTACAGCCCGATGAAGGCCGGACTCGCGCTGCTGCCCTATGCGGTGGCCGCCGCGGTGTGCAACGGACTGGGCGCGACCCTCGGCAAAACCCTGAGCAACAAGACCCTGATCGTCAGCGGTCTGACCGTGATGGCCGCGGCGTTCGCGACCCTCGCCAACGCCGACAGCTACGCCTGGGTCCTGGCGGCGATGCTGGTGATGGGTGTCGGCGGTGGTCTCGCCGGGCCCGCGGCCTACGCCGCGATCATGAGCGCGATCCCGCTCGAGCACGCCGGTGTGGGTTCGGCGATGAACGACACCATCCAGCAGGTCGGGATGGCGATCAGCATCGCGGTCCTGGGCAGCGTCCTGGCGGGGGTGTTCACCTCGCACATGCCCGCCGACATTCCCGCTGCCGCCCGCGACAACATCGGCAGCGCCTTCGCGCTCGGCTTCGGCGAACCGGCGAAATCGGCGTTCACCGCCGCCATGTCCTACGGGTCGTGGATCAGCGCCGGCTTCAGCCTCGCCGCAGCCGCACTGGGACTGGTACTGCTGCGCCGCCGCAAGCCGCAAGCGGCTCCTGCGCCGGAACCGACGCCGGCGAGCTGA
- a CDS encoding TetR/AcrR family transcriptional regulator — MTKPFSSVWTRPIRPPRSSGLTRDQIVAATVELLDANGLEALSMRKLGARLNAGATSIYWYVANKDELLELALDEVWGLVEVPEPEGEDWRAVLTTFAYSLRVTLRSHAWAATLLGQLPSVGPRAFALTDRLRRTFLQAGFEGTDVYLATSLLMSFVLGQVLPEISFRKASGGAEVDHDSMLASMDQLAADYPQLRDDYRHALPNDPEVARALAFDFGLVSVLDGLAARLGVPTVAGLGPDARPEPEAVSPGEAHRRTR, encoded by the coding sequence GTGACCAAACCGTTCAGCTCGGTGTGGACCCGCCCGATCCGCCCGCCCCGCAGTTCGGGGCTCACGCGCGATCAGATCGTCGCGGCCACCGTGGAACTACTCGACGCCAACGGCCTCGAGGCACTGAGTATGCGCAAACTCGGCGCCCGCCTGAACGCCGGCGCGACCTCGATCTACTGGTACGTGGCCAACAAGGACGAACTGCTCGAGCTGGCACTCGACGAAGTGTGGGGCCTGGTGGAGGTCCCCGAGCCCGAAGGCGAGGACTGGCGGGCGGTCCTCACGACCTTCGCCTACAGTCTGCGCGTCACCCTGCGATCGCACGCTTGGGCGGCGACCCTGCTGGGACAGCTGCCCAGCGTCGGGCCCCGCGCCTTCGCCTTGACCGACCGGCTGCGACGCACCTTCCTGCAGGCCGGATTCGAGGGCACCGACGTCTACCTGGCGACCAGCCTGCTGATGAGTTTCGTCCTGGGACAGGTACTTCCGGAGATCAGCTTCCGCAAGGCCAGCGGCGGTGCCGAAGTCGACCACGACTCGATGCTCGCCTCGATGGACCAACTGGCCGCGGACTATCCGCAATTGCGTGACGACTACCGCCACGCCCTGCCCAACGATCCGGAGGTGGCCCGTGCGCTGGCCTTCGATTTCGGGCTGGTCAGTGTTCTCGACGGGCTCGCGGCGCGATTGGGGGTGCCGACCGTCGCCGGCCTCGGCCCGGACGCGCGTCCGGAACCGGAGGCGGTATCACCCGGCGAGGCTCACCGGCGCACGCGATAA
- a CDS encoding dihydrofolate reductase family protein, with the protein MTTVVCGASMSLDGYIAGPDESGFEHLFAWYEAGDHSVPSTHPEVPFHLSATDHAHVSAYLDAVGVFVVGRRLFDLTDGWGGIHPFDRPIVVVTHRVPRQWIDAHPEAPFTFVTDGVPAAIERAAALAGSKAVGLNGGTIASQALEAGLLDEIWVDLIPVLLGAGTPLFAGLGAQPHLLEDPVVVQGTRVTHLRYRVRR; encoded by the coding sequence ATGACGACAGTGGTGTGCGGTGCGAGTATGTCGCTGGACGGTTATATCGCCGGGCCGGACGAGTCGGGGTTCGAGCACCTGTTCGCCTGGTACGAGGCCGGCGACCACAGTGTGCCCAGCACGCATCCGGAAGTGCCGTTCCACCTGAGCGCGACCGACCACGCCCACGTCAGCGCCTACCTCGACGCGGTGGGCGTCTTCGTGGTGGGGCGGCGGCTGTTCGATCTCACCGACGGCTGGGGTGGTATCCATCCCTTCGATCGGCCGATAGTCGTTGTCACCCACCGCGTTCCGCGGCAGTGGATCGACGCTCATCCCGAGGCCCCGTTCACCTTCGTCACCGACGGCGTACCGGCGGCGATCGAGCGAGCGGCGGCGCTGGCCGGTTCGAAAGCGGTCGGCCTCAACGGTGGAACCATCGCCTCTCAGGCCCTCGAGGCCGGGCTGCTCGACGAGATCTGGGTCGATCTGATTCCGGTGCTGCTGGGTGCGGGTACACCGCTGTTCGCCGGGCTCGGTGCGCAGCCACATCTGCTCGAGGACCCGGTCGTCGTCCAGGGCACCCGCGTCACCCACCTGCGTTATCGCGTGCGCCGGTGA
- a CDS encoding TetR/AcrR family transcriptional regulator has translation MQTGQDSTDNDTRIWGGTTLTERREARRTALLEAALDLIGEAGAGAVTMRAVCRRAGLTDRYFYESFTGRDDLLDALYRLVADDFREPMTAFAAAADPARDRELAAVLVDKVLADPRKSRLFLVEPYSSTGLGQTTISVMPTFTRLIQDHLFTDIEDPMRRRMAAVTMASGNAGLFAAWLNGSLRADRDQVVDHLVAVIGAYRAMYREQPHR, from the coding sequence GTGCAGACAGGTCAGGACTCCACCGACAACGACACCCGAATCTGGGGCGGGACCACGCTCACCGAGCGCCGCGAAGCCCGCCGGACCGCGTTGCTGGAGGCCGCACTGGATCTGATCGGCGAGGCCGGCGCCGGCGCCGTCACGATGCGCGCGGTCTGCCGCCGGGCGGGGCTGACCGACCGCTATTTCTACGAGAGCTTCACCGGCCGCGACGATCTGCTCGATGCCCTCTACCGGCTGGTCGCCGACGACTTCCGCGAACCGATGACCGCCTTCGCCGCCGCCGCCGACCCCGCGCGCGACCGGGAGCTGGCCGCTGTCCTGGTCGACAAGGTGCTGGCCGACCCGCGCAAATCACGCCTGTTCCTGGTCGAACCGTATTCCAGCACCGGGCTGGGCCAGACCACGATCTCGGTGATGCCCACCTTCACCCGCCTGATCCAGGACCACCTGTTCACCGATATCGAGGATCCGATGCGCCGGCGGATGGCCGCGGTGACGATGGCCTCCGGCAACGCGGGACTGTTCGCGGCCTGGCTCAACGGTTCGCTGCGCGCCGATCGCGATCAGGTCGTCGATCACCTGGTCGCGGTGATCGGCGCCTATCGCGCGATGTATCGCGAGCAGCCGCACCGATGA
- a CDS encoding Na+/H+ antiporter, giving the protein MHIAFGVVALLAVAVALAALARRIGMAEPLLLTVAGVIASYLPFVPQIDIDPEWVLLGLLPPLLYTAAISTSLLEFKPKKLSIALLSVGLVLATTFAVALVVWQLLPVPFAAAVALGAVVAPPDAVAATAVARRVGMPRRIVTLLEGESLFNDATALVSLRTAIAALAGSFSVWQAGGEFVYAAAGGAVIGIVAAAVLVLLRRRITDPVLDTGVSLLAPFAAYLPAEAVHASGVIAVVVCGLILGQGAPVWQSAASRVAERTNWRTIQFLLESAVFLLIGLQVRHIVDDAWNSGLDHTTIVVTAVAVLLTVVVVRPIWVFPATYFSWFVESRPRGKPRPTWTGPAVVSWAGMRGVVTLAAATLLPDDTPQLATLKLLALVVVGGTLLLQGISLPALVRVLQLRGPSRAEDALQEAALLQQATSAGLEALDSAVAPETPPEVVASLRDRVARRSHAAWEQLGRAESLRITPSGEYRRLRLVMLHAEREAVLRARDAGGIDHEVLEQVMTAIDLEESTIDRIGEADDDEASGLLAAPVSGGCEHLLEAPHTRVPDHPDACTECLAEGLMWVHLRMCLTCGHIACCDSSVGNHATKHFHSTAHPVMRSVEPGETWRWCYVDEILG; this is encoded by the coding sequence GTGCATATCGCGTTCGGGGTCGTAGCGCTGCTGGCTGTCGCGGTCGCGCTCGCAGCGCTGGCCCGCCGCATCGGCATGGCCGAACCGCTGCTGCTCACCGTGGCCGGCGTCATCGCCTCCTATCTGCCGTTCGTCCCGCAGATCGACATCGACCCGGAATGGGTCCTGCTGGGTCTGCTGCCACCGCTGCTCTACACCGCCGCGATCAGCACCTCCCTGCTGGAGTTCAAACCGAAGAAGCTCTCGATCGCCCTGCTGTCGGTCGGGCTGGTACTGGCCACGACCTTCGCAGTCGCGCTGGTGGTGTGGCAGTTGCTCCCGGTGCCGTTCGCCGCGGCCGTCGCACTCGGCGCGGTCGTCGCGCCCCCGGACGCGGTGGCCGCGACCGCGGTCGCCCGCCGGGTCGGGATGCCACGGCGCATCGTCACACTGCTCGAAGGCGAATCACTGTTCAACGACGCCACCGCACTGGTGTCACTGCGGACCGCGATCGCCGCACTGGCCGGCAGCTTCAGCGTCTGGCAGGCCGGTGGCGAATTCGTCTACGCCGCCGCCGGCGGCGCGGTGATCGGCATCGTGGCCGCGGCCGTTCTGGTGTTGCTGCGCCGCCGCATCACCGACCCGGTCCTCGACACCGGCGTGTCACTGCTGGCGCCGTTCGCGGCCTATCTGCCGGCCGAGGCCGTGCACGCGTCCGGCGTGATCGCGGTGGTGGTGTGCGGATTGATCCTCGGCCAGGGCGCCCCGGTCTGGCAGTCGGCCGCGTCGCGGGTGGCCGAGCGCACCAACTGGCGGACCATCCAATTCCTGTTGGAGAGCGCGGTATTCCTGCTCATCGGCCTGCAGGTACGCCATATCGTCGACGACGCCTGGAACAGCGGACTCGACCACACCACCATCGTGGTCACCGCGGTGGCGGTCCTGCTCACCGTCGTCGTGGTCCGCCCGATCTGGGTGTTCCCCGCGACCTATTTCTCCTGGTTCGTCGAAAGCCGCCCGCGCGGCAAGCCGCGCCCCACCTGGACCGGTCCGGCCGTGGTGTCGTGGGCCGGTATGCGCGGGGTCGTCACCCTCGCCGCGGCGACCCTGCTGCCCGACGACACCCCGCAATTGGCGACGCTGAAACTGCTGGCCCTCGTAGTGGTCGGCGGCACCCTGCTACTGCAGGGCATCTCACTGCCCGCACTGGTGCGGGTGCTGCAACTTCGCGGTCCCAGCCGCGCCGAGGACGCACTGCAGGAAGCAGCGCTGCTACAGCAGGCCACCAGCGCCGGACTCGAAGCGCTCGACTCGGCCGTCGCCCCGGAAACCCCGCCGGAGGTCGTGGCGAGCCTGCGCGACCGGGTGGCCCGCCGCAGCCACGCCGCATGGGAGCAACTGGGCCGCGCGGAATCGCTGCGCATCACCCCCAGCGGTGAATACCGGCGCCTGCGCCTGGTCATGTTGCACGCCGAACGCGAGGCGGTCCTGCGGGCCCGCGACGCCGGCGGGATCGACCACGAGGTCCTCGAACAGGTGATGACCGCCATCGACCTCGAGGAGTCCACCATCGACCGGATCGGCGAAGCCGACGACGACGAAGCCTCCGGTCTGCTCGCCGCGCCGGTCTCCGGCGGCTGCGAACATCTGCTCGAGGCACCGCACACCCGCGTGCCCGACCATCCCGACGCCTGTACCGAGTGCCTCGCCGAGGGGTTGATGTGGGTCCATCTGCGCATGTGCCTGACCTGTGGGCATATCGCCTGCTGCGATTCCTCGGTGGGCAACCACGCCACCAAGCACTTCCACAGCACCGCCCACCCGGTAATGCGCAGTGTCGAACCCGGCGAAACCTGGCGCTGGTGCTACGTGGACGAAATCCTGGGCTGA